The following coding sequences lie in one Pseudomonas monsensis genomic window:
- a CDS encoding ABC transporter ATP-binding protein produces MNQDNLIEVRDLAVEFGLGERVHRVVEGVSFDIKRGETLALVGESGSGKSVTAHSILRLLPYPIARHPAGSINYAGQNLLALKEKTIRHIRGNRIAMIFQEPMTSLNPLHSIEKQINEVLGIHKGLTGKVATQRTLELLEMVGIPEPHKRLKALPHELSGGQRQRVMIAMALANEPELLIADEPTTALDVTVQLKILDLLKELQARLGMSLLLISHDLNLVRRIAHRVCVMQRGCIVEQASCEELFRSPQHPYTRELLGAEPSGGPASNKIGAPLLEVEDLKVWFPIKKGLLKRTVDYVKAVDGINFSLPQGQTLGIVGESGSGKSTLGLAILRLIGSKGAIRFEGKQLDCLTQNEVRPLRREMQVVFQDPFGSLSPRMCVSDIVGEGLRIHKMGTAEEQEAAIIAALKEVGLDPETRHRYPHEFSGGQRQRIAIARALVLKPALILLDEPTSALDRTVQRQVVELLRSLQAKYNLTYLFISHDLAVVKALSHQLMVVKHGQVVEQGDAQSIFAAPQHPYTQQLLEAAFLAPATAQ; encoded by the coding sequence ATGAATCAGGACAATCTGATCGAAGTGCGCGACCTCGCCGTCGAATTTGGCCTTGGCGAGCGCGTCCACCGCGTGGTCGAAGGTGTGAGCTTCGACATCAAGCGCGGCGAAACCCTGGCGCTGGTCGGTGAATCCGGCTCGGGCAAATCGGTGACGGCGCACTCGATCCTGCGCCTGCTGCCCTACCCGATCGCCCGTCACCCGGCCGGCAGCATCAATTACGCCGGACAGAATCTGCTGGCACTGAAAGAAAAGACCATTCGCCACATTCGCGGCAACCGCATCGCAATGATCTTTCAGGAGCCGATGACCTCGCTGAACCCGCTGCACTCGATCGAGAAGCAGATCAACGAGGTGCTGGGCATCCACAAGGGCCTGACCGGCAAAGTCGCGACCCAGCGCACCCTGGAGCTGCTGGAGATGGTCGGCATCCCCGAGCCGCACAAGCGCCTCAAGGCCCTGCCCCACGAATTGTCCGGCGGCCAGCGCCAGCGGGTGATGATCGCCATGGCCCTGGCCAACGAGCCGGAACTGCTGATTGCCGACGAGCCGACCACCGCCCTGGATGTGACCGTTCAGCTGAAAATCCTCGATTTGCTCAAGGAATTACAGGCCCGATTGGGCATGTCGCTGTTACTGATCAGTCACGATTTGAACCTGGTGCGAAGAATTGCGCATCGCGTATGTGTCATGCAGCGCGGTTGCATCGTCGAACAGGCATCGTGCGAAGAGCTGTTCCGTTCGCCGCAGCATCCGTACACTCGGGAATTGCTCGGCGCGGAGCCCAGCGGAGGCCCGGCGAGCAATAAAATCGGCGCGCCGCTGCTTGAAGTCGAGGACCTGAAAGTCTGGTTTCCGATCAAGAAAGGCCTGCTCAAGCGCACGGTGGATTACGTCAAGGCAGTGGACGGCATCAATTTCAGCCTGCCTCAGGGTCAGACCCTGGGGATCGTGGGGGAAAGCGGTTCCGGCAAATCCACCCTGGGTCTGGCGATTTTGCGGCTGATCGGCAGCAAAGGCGCCATTCGCTTTGAAGGCAAGCAGCTAGACTGCCTGACGCAGAACGAGGTTCGCCCGTTGCGTCGGGAGATGCAGGTGGTGTTTCAGGACCCGTTCGGCAGCCTGAGCCCGCGCATGTGCGTCAGCGACATCGTTGGCGAAGGCTTGCGGATTCACAAGATGGGCACCGCCGAGGAGCAAGAGGCGGCGATTATTGCGGCATTGAAGGAGGTAGGTCTGGATCCGGAAACCCGGCACCGCTACCCCCACGAATTTTCCGGTGGGCAACGGCAGCGAATCGCCATTGCCCGGGCTTTGGTGCTGAAACCGGCGCTGATCCTGCTGGACGAGCCGACGTCGGCGCTCGACCGGACGGTGCAGCGGCAAGTGGTGGAGCTGTTGCGTTCACTGCAAGCCAAGTACAACCTGACGTATTTGTTTATCAGCCATGATTTGGCTGTCGTCAAAGCGCTGAGCCACCAGTTGATGGTGGTCAAGCATGGCCAAGTGGTCGAACAGGGAGACGCGCAAAGTATCTTTGCCGCCCCCCAACATCCGTATACACAGCAGTTGCTGGAAGCCGCTTTTCTGGCACCAGCCACTGCGCAATAA
- the fabI gene encoding enoyl-ACP reductase FabI, with amino-acid sequence MGFLAGKRVLIVGVASKLSIASGIAAAMHREGAELAFTYQNDKLKGRVEEFAQGWGSSPELCFPCDVASDEEIAKVFEELSKKWDGLDCIVHSVGFAPGDQLDGDFTEATTREGFRIAHDISAYSFVALAKAGREMMKGRNGSLLTLSYLGAERTMPNYNVMGMAKASLEAGVRYLAGSLGPDGTRVNCVSAGPIRTLAASGIKNFRKMLAANEAQTPLRRNVTIEEVGNAGAFLCSDLASGISGEIMYVDGGFNTTAMGNIEE; translated from the coding sequence ATGGGTTTTCTCGCCGGTAAGCGCGTACTGATCGTCGGTGTCGCCAGCAAGCTGTCCATCGCATCCGGCATCGCTGCCGCCATGCATCGCGAGGGCGCTGAGCTTGCCTTCACTTATCAGAACGACAAACTGAAAGGTCGTGTTGAAGAATTCGCACAGGGCTGGGGTTCGAGCCCTGAGCTGTGCTTCCCGTGCGACGTGGCCAGCGATGAAGAAATCGCCAAGGTCTTCGAAGAGCTGAGCAAGAAGTGGGACGGCCTGGACTGCATCGTGCATTCCGTCGGCTTCGCCCCGGGCGACCAACTGGACGGCGACTTCACCGAAGCCACCACCCGTGAAGGTTTCCGTATCGCTCACGACATCAGCGCCTACAGCTTCGTGGCCCTGGCCAAAGCTGGCCGCGAAATGATGAAAGGCCGCAACGGCAGCCTGCTGACCCTGTCGTACCTGGGCGCCGAGCGCACCATGCCGAACTACAACGTAATGGGCATGGCCAAGGCTTCGCTGGAAGCTGGCGTACGTTACCTGGCCGGCTCCCTGGGCCCGGACGGCACCCGCGTCAACTGCGTATCGGCTGGCCCGATCCGTACTCTGGCAGCCTCGGGCATCAAGAACTTCCGCAAGATGCTGGCCGCCAACGAAGCGCAAACCCCGCTGCGCCGTAACGTCACCATCGAAGAAGTCGGCAACGCCGGCGCCTTCCTGTGCTCCGACCTGGCGTCGGGCATCAGCGGTGAAATCATGTACGTCGACGGCGGCTTCAACACCACCGCCATGGGCAACATCGAAGAGTAA
- a CDS encoding LysR family transcriptional regulator — protein MLRELKTFLAVARHGTFAAAGLHIGLTQSAVSAQIRNLENALGIRLFDRTGRQATLNAAGQRALPMAQEMLAIFSRMAVDDAVSEFRGELKIGAVATAQTGLLPQALLRLRQQAPGLEPKLVPGVSLNLLSQVDAGEVDLAIMIKPPFELPKELSAQVIRREPFVLIVPPQVDGDDPLRLLAERPHVRYDRNSFGGRLVTRFLREQRIEVNVALELDELEAIVKMVESGLGVSLLPRAGLWLEHPLKVRVIELGELTFYREMVLLQRYSQRNQPIQKLFAQCLE, from the coding sequence ATGCTGCGCGAACTCAAAACCTTTCTCGCGGTGGCACGCCACGGCACGTTTGCGGCCGCGGGTTTGCATATTGGCCTGACGCAGTCGGCGGTCAGTGCGCAGATCCGCAACCTCGAAAACGCCTTGGGCATTCGCCTGTTCGATCGCACCGGTCGGCAGGCGACGCTCAATGCGGCGGGGCAGCGGGCGTTGCCGATGGCGCAGGAAATGCTCGCGATCTTCAGCCGCATGGCGGTGGACGACGCGGTCAGCGAGTTTCGCGGCGAGCTGAAAATCGGTGCAGTGGCCACTGCGCAAACCGGCCTGTTGCCGCAAGCCTTGTTGCGTTTGCGCCAGCAGGCACCGGGGCTGGAGCCAAAACTGGTGCCGGGCGTGTCGTTGAATCTGTTGAGTCAGGTCGATGCCGGCGAAGTTGATTTGGCGATCATGATCAAGCCACCGTTCGAGTTGCCCAAGGAGTTGTCGGCGCAGGTGATCCGGCGTGAGCCGTTTGTGTTGATCGTGCCGCCGCAGGTCGATGGCGACGATCCGCTGCGGTTGCTCGCCGAACGGCCGCATGTGCGCTACGACCGCAATTCTTTCGGAGGGCGATTGGTGACGCGGTTTCTGCGGGAGCAGCGCATAGAGGTCAACGTAGCGCTGGAGCTGGATGAGCTGGAGGCGATCGTGAAAATGGTCGAGTCGGGGCTGGGCGTTTCGTTGTTGCCCAGGGCCGGACTGTGGCTGGAGCATCCGCTCAAGGTCAGGGTAATCGAGTTGGGTGAGCTGACGTTCTACCGCGAGATGGTCCTGCTGCAGCGCTATAGCCAGCGCAATCAACCGATTCAAAAGCTGTTCGCCCAGTGCCTGGAATAA
- a CDS encoding VOC family protein, which translates to MQLSPFHLAIPVYDLDAARHFYREVFGLEEGRSSEHWVDFNFFGHQLVIHLAPKNASQEAAHTNAVDGHDVPVPHFGVVLGMQEWEALAERLQSLETKFVIEPGIRFQGLVGEQATMFLFDPCGNALEFKAFKDIGQLFAK; encoded by the coding sequence ATGCAGCTCAGCCCTTTTCATCTGGCCATTCCGGTGTATGACCTTGACGCCGCACGGCACTTTTACCGCGAGGTGTTTGGTCTGGAAGAAGGTCGCTCCAGTGAGCACTGGGTCGATTTCAACTTCTTTGGTCATCAACTGGTGATTCACCTGGCGCCGAAAAACGCCTCGCAGGAAGCCGCGCACACCAACGCCGTCGACGGGCATGACGTGCCGGTGCCGCATTTTGGCGTGGTGTTGGGGATGCAGGAATGGGAGGCGCTGGCCGAGCGCTTGCAGTCGCTGGAAACGAAATTTGTGATTGAGCCGGGGATTCGCTTTCAGGGTTTGGTGGGGGAACAGGCGACGATGTTTTTGTTTGACCCGTGCGGCAATGCGCTGGAGTTCAAGGCGTTCAAGGATATTGGGCAGTTGTTTGCCAAATAG
- a CDS encoding GGDEF domain-containing protein codes for MLVPGKPANETARVQALHGLELLDSAPEERFDRLTRLARRLFNVPIALVTLVDTNRQWFKSCVGLDVRETPRDVSFCGHAILNDGLLLVPDAREDVRFHDNPLVTGAPHIRFYAGYPLTVPNGNKMGTLCLIDTKPRDLDAEERALLRDLAEMAEQELAAVQVASMDELTLLSNRRGFKQLAQHALDACARIKRPATLLFFDLNDFKQINDLYGHAEGDSALKTFADVLRIAFRESDVVGRLGGDEFVALLTGSSHIETTAIMARLKDILEERNATLHRGYAIRFSVGQIEYDAERHETVDRLLADADSAMYVHKQALKRC; via the coding sequence ATGCTGGTTCCAGGAAAACCTGCGAATGAAACGGCGCGAGTTCAGGCGCTGCACGGTCTTGAACTGCTCGATTCCGCCCCTGAAGAGCGTTTCGATCGACTGACACGGTTGGCGAGACGCCTGTTCAATGTGCCGATTGCACTGGTGACGCTGGTCGACACCAATCGGCAGTGGTTCAAATCGTGTGTGGGGCTGGATGTCAGAGAGACGCCGAGGGATGTTTCATTCTGCGGCCATGCGATTCTTAACGACGGCCTGTTGTTGGTGCCGGACGCCCGCGAAGATGTGCGCTTCCATGACAACCCGCTGGTGACGGGCGCGCCGCACATTCGCTTCTACGCCGGTTACCCTTTGACCGTGCCCAACGGCAATAAAATGGGCACGCTGTGCCTGATCGACACCAAGCCCCGCGACCTCGACGCGGAAGAGCGCGCGTTGTTGCGGGATCTGGCGGAAATGGCCGAGCAAGAGCTGGCCGCTGTGCAGGTCGCGAGCATGGATGAATTGACGTTGCTGTCCAATCGCCGTGGTTTCAAGCAACTGGCGCAGCACGCGCTGGACGCCTGCGCGCGGATAAAGCGCCCGGCGACCTTGCTGTTTTTCGACCTTAATGACTTCAAACAGATCAACGATCTGTATGGGCATGCCGAGGGTGACAGTGCGCTGAAGACCTTTGCCGACGTGCTGCGCATCGCCTTTCGCGAGAGTGATGTGGTCGGGCGTTTGGGCGGGGATGAGTTTGTCGCGCTGCTGACCGGCTCCAGCCATATCGAAACCACAGCGATCATGGCGCGGCTCAAGGATATTCTCGAAGAGCGTAATGCCACGTTGCACCGGGGCTATGCGATTCGCTTCAGTGTCGGGCAGATCGAATACGACGCTGAGCGCCATGAGACCGTGGATCGGCTGCTGGCGGATGCTGATAGTGCGATGTATGTGCACAAGCAGGCCTTGAAGCGTTGTTGA
- a CDS encoding xanthine dehydrogenase family protein molybdopterin-binding subunit has protein sequence MNSPVSRRGFLKGSAMLGGGLVVAFVVPGAHKFAFAAENEGKVFAPNAFLRIAADNSVTVLLGHSEMGQGIWTGLTMLIAEELDADWSTIRVEHSPASAADYGMPAFGGMQITGGSTSTWMEFDRYRLAGATARQMLVEAAAKRFDVAPSAIRTESGVVIAGDKRATYGELADAAGQLPVPDPKSITFKDAKDWKVIGKPTKRLDTPEKITGRAKFGMDVQFEGLMTAMVARAPVFGATVKSFEGAEALAVPGVHKVVQVPTGVAVIAEHYWAAKLGRDALKVDWNLGPHTDLSSATLLESFRKLAATPGTSATQAGDAKGRFGKAVKKIDVEYSVPYLAHAPMEPLNCTVKISAEKCEIWTGTQFQTLDQMVAGKITGLKPEQVEIHTEFLGGGFGRRANPTSDFVAEAVQVAKAAAMPVKTVWSREDDIRGGYYRSMFLHQARIGLGADGLPSSWQHVLVGQSIMAGTLLEATMVKNGIDATSVEGVADSPYIKGLADHQVDLHSPQTCINVLWLRSVGHSHTAFVMESLIDEMATAAGKDPVEYRRTLLKEHPRHLGVLNLAVEKANWKAPLPDGHALGVAVHESFGSYVAQVAEVSQDNLAIRVHRVVCAVDCGIAVNPQSIAAQMESCITFGLGMALHSKLTLKDGAVVQSNYHDYQVLRLNEMPVVEVHIVPSSDKPGGIGEAGVPPTAPAVANAVFALTGQRLRELPLQLSGV, from the coding sequence ATGAACAGTCCTGTATCGCGTCGGGGTTTTCTCAAGGGCAGCGCCATGTTGGGCGGTGGCCTGGTGGTAGCGTTTGTCGTGCCCGGCGCCCATAAGTTTGCCTTCGCGGCAGAGAATGAAGGCAAGGTCTTCGCGCCAAATGCGTTCTTGCGCATTGCCGCAGACAACAGCGTCACCGTGTTGCTCGGCCATTCGGAAATGGGCCAGGGCATCTGGACCGGCCTGACCATGTTGATTGCCGAAGAGCTGGACGCCGACTGGTCGACAATCCGCGTCGAACATTCACCGGCCTCGGCGGCGGATTACGGCATGCCGGCGTTTGGCGGCATGCAGATTACCGGTGGCTCGACATCGACGTGGATGGAGTTCGACCGCTATCGTCTGGCTGGCGCCACGGCGCGGCAGATGTTGGTCGAGGCGGCGGCCAAGCGTTTCGACGTCGCGCCTTCAGCGATTCGCACCGAATCGGGTGTGGTCATCGCTGGCGATAAACGCGCGACGTACGGCGAACTGGCTGACGCGGCCGGGCAACTGCCGGTGCCGGACCCGAAGTCGATCACCTTCAAGGACGCCAAGGACTGGAAGGTCATCGGCAAACCGACCAAACGCCTCGACACCCCGGAGAAAATCACCGGCCGCGCCAAATTCGGCATGGACGTGCAGTTCGAAGGCTTGATGACGGCGATGGTTGCCCGTGCGCCAGTATTCGGCGCGACGGTCAAATCCTTCGAAGGCGCTGAAGCGCTGGCCGTGCCGGGCGTGCACAAAGTGGTGCAGGTGCCCACCGGCGTGGCAGTGATTGCCGAGCATTACTGGGCGGCGAAACTCGGGCGGGACGCGTTGAAGGTCGACTGGAACCTGGGGCCGCACACCGATCTGAGCAGCGCAACCCTGCTGGAGAGTTTCCGCAAACTGGCCGCCACGCCGGGGACTTCGGCGACTCAGGCCGGAGACGCCAAGGGCCGTTTCGGCAAGGCGGTGAAGAAGATCGACGTTGAGTACAGCGTGCCGTATCTGGCTCACGCGCCGATGGAACCGTTGAACTGTACGGTGAAGATCAGCGCCGAGAAGTGCGAGATCTGGACTGGAACGCAGTTTCAGACGCTCGATCAAATGGTCGCCGGCAAGATCACCGGGCTGAAACCGGAGCAGGTCGAGATTCACACCGAATTCCTGGGCGGTGGTTTCGGGCGCCGGGCCAACCCAACGTCTGACTTCGTCGCCGAAGCGGTGCAAGTGGCGAAAGCCGCCGCCATGCCGGTGAAAACCGTGTGGTCGCGGGAGGATGATATTCGCGGTGGTTACTACCGTTCGATGTTTCTGCATCAGGCACGGATCGGCCTCGGCGCCGATGGCCTGCCGTCGAGCTGGCAGCATGTGCTGGTCGGGCAGTCGATTATGGCCGGCACCCTGCTGGAAGCGACGATGGTCAAGAATGGCATCGACGCGACCTCGGTCGAAGGCGTGGCCGACAGTCCCTATATCAAGGGGCTGGCCGATCATCAGGTCGATCTGCATTCGCCGCAGACTTGCATCAACGTGCTCTGGCTACGATCGGTGGGGCATAGCCATACCGCGTTTGTCATGGAATCGCTGATTGATGAAATGGCCACAGCGGCCGGCAAGGATCCGGTCGAGTACCGGCGCACATTGCTCAAGGAACACCCTCGGCATCTTGGCGTGTTGAACCTGGCGGTGGAGAAGGCCAACTGGAAAGCGCCGTTGCCGGACGGTCACGCGTTGGGCGTCGCGGTACATGAGTCATTCGGCAGTTACGTGGCGCAGGTCGCGGAGGTGTCTCAGGACAATCTGGCGATTCGCGTGCATCGCGTGGTCTGCGCCGTGGACTGCGGAATTGCGGTGAATCCACAGAGCATCGCCGCGCAGATGGAGTCGTGCATCACCTTCGGCCTGGGCATGGCGCTGCACAGCAAACTGACGCTCAAGGACGGCGCGGTCGTGCAATCCAACTATCACGATTATCAGGTGCTGCGGCTCAACGAGATGCCGGTGGTGGAAGTGCACATCGTGCCCAGCAGCGACAAACCCGGCGGCATCGGCGAGGCCGGTGTGCCGCCGACCGCGCCAGCCGTGGCCAATGCGGTGTTCGCCCTGACCGGGCAACGCCTGCGCGAGTTGCCGCTGCAACTGTCGGGGGTGTGA
- a CDS encoding (2Fe-2S)-binding protein has product MLTLNINGKDQELDVPADMPLLWVLRDVAHLTGTKFGCGMAQCGACTVHVDGAPLRACITPATAVAHGQKILTIEGLSTDGSHPVQQAWAELDVVQCGYCQSGQIMSAAALLAKIPKPTDSDIDQALSGNICRCGTYPRIRAAVKRASEIG; this is encoded by the coding sequence ATGCTGACCCTGAATATCAATGGCAAGGATCAGGAGCTCGATGTCCCGGCGGACATGCCGTTGCTCTGGGTCCTGCGCGATGTCGCGCACCTGACCGGTACCAAATTCGGCTGTGGCATGGCCCAGTGCGGCGCGTGCACCGTGCACGTCGATGGGGCGCCGTTGCGCGCCTGCATCACGCCCGCCACCGCCGTGGCCCACGGCCAGAAAATCCTCACCATCGAAGGGCTGTCCACCGACGGTTCGCACCCGGTGCAACAAGCCTGGGCCGAACTCGACGTGGTGCAGTGCGGTTACTGCCAGTCGGGGCAGATCATGTCTGCCGCAGCCTTATTGGCAAAAATCCCCAAACCCACCGACAGCGATATCGATCAGGCGCTCTCCGGCAATATCTGCCGCTGCGGCACCTATCCGCGAATCCGAGCGGCCGTGAAACGTGCGTCCGAGATTGGCTGA
- a CDS encoding alpha/beta fold hydrolase, which produces MGFVTSKDGVEIFYKDWGPKDAPVIHFHHGWPLSSDDWDAQMLFFLGKGFRVVAHDRRGHGRSSQVWDGHDMDHYADDTLAVVNHLGLKNVVHVGHSTGGGEVIHYIARHGQANVAKGVLISAVPPLMVQTESNPGGLPKSVFDDFQAQLAANRAQFYRDIPTGPFYGYNRPGATPSEGIIANWWRQGMIGGAKAHYDGIVAFSQTDFTEDLKKVTVPVLVMHGEDDQIVPYADSGPLSAKLLPNGTLKSYPGFPHGMPTTEAETINADLLAFIRGEDL; this is translated from the coding sequence ATGGGATTTGTCACCAGCAAAGACGGCGTCGAAATCTTCTACAAGGACTGGGGCCCGAAAGACGCGCCGGTGATCCACTTCCATCACGGCTGGCCGCTCAGTTCCGATGACTGGGATGCGCAGATGCTGTTCTTCCTGGGCAAAGGCTTCCGGGTGGTTGCCCATGATCGCCGAGGGCACGGGCGTTCGAGTCAGGTCTGGGACGGGCACGACATGGATCATTACGCCGACGATACGCTGGCTGTGGTTAATCATCTGGGCCTGAAGAACGTCGTGCATGTCGGTCACTCGACCGGTGGTGGTGAGGTGATTCATTACATTGCCCGGCATGGCCAGGCCAACGTCGCCAAAGGTGTGCTGATCAGTGCGGTGCCGCCGCTGATGGTGCAAACCGAGAGCAATCCGGGTGGTTTGCCGAAATCGGTGTTCGATGATTTCCAGGCACAACTGGCGGCGAACCGGGCGCAGTTCTATCGGGACATTCCGACCGGGCCGTTCTATGGCTACAACCGGCCGGGCGCCACGCCTTCGGAGGGGATTATTGCCAACTGGTGGCGTCAGGGCATGATCGGCGGCGCCAAGGCGCATTACGACGGGATCGTGGCGTTTTCGCAGACCGATTTCACCGAGGACTTGAAGAAGGTCACGGTGCCGGTGCTGGTGATGCATGGCGAGGATGATCAGATTGTGCCGTATGCGGACTCGGGGCCGTTGTCGGCGAAGTTGCTGCCCAATGGCACGCTGAAATCGTATCCGGGGTTTCCGCACGGGATGCCGACGACCGAGGCCGAGACGATTAACGCGGATCTGCTGGCGTTTATTCGCGGTGAAGATCTGTAA
- a CDS encoding GFA family protein, whose protein sequence is MNRLTGGCLCGDVRFEVTGQPYRVGICHCLDCRKRHGALFGTSAIFPEDALTVTGETHDYNGRFFCPRCGSPVFTRSEDEVEVNVGSLDEPNQFKPTYELWTIRRESWLPALPLAHHYERDRESTERTEE, encoded by the coding sequence ATGAATCGATTGACTGGCGGTTGCCTATGCGGTGATGTCCGTTTCGAAGTGACAGGTCAGCCCTACCGCGTCGGCATCTGCCACTGCCTCGACTGCCGCAAGCGCCACGGCGCACTATTCGGCACCTCGGCCATATTCCCCGAGGATGCGTTGACCGTCACCGGCGAAACCCACGACTACAACGGGCGCTTTTTCTGCCCGCGCTGCGGTTCTCCGGTGTTCACGCGTTCCGAAGATGAAGTAGAGGTCAACGTCGGATCGCTCGATGAGCCTAATCAGTTCAAACCTACCTACGAACTCTGGACCATCCGCCGCGAGTCGTGGCTACCGGCGCTGCCACTGGCTCACCACTACGAGCGTGATCGCGAGAGCACGGAGCGTACAGAGGAGTAG
- a CDS encoding IS3 family transposase (programmed frameshift), with protein sequence MTRRYFSTDFKRDAACLVLDKDYSVSEACEAMGVGPTALRRWVEQLRAERNGKTPEKSKAMTPDQQRIQELEAKIRRIEREKEILKKGYGSLDVGFPRSVRLVEELSEQYPRSELCGVFGINRSSYYERLKQRTKVDAERERLKIKAAELHKQSRGSMGARSLSKALCNEKESVGRYMARSLMLEIGLKSQQRRRHRYKPSGAEAQYAPNHLERKFNVEAPNQVWCGDVTYIWAGTYWVYLAAVLDLHARRVVGWAISRSPDSALTCKALRMAFESRGRPENLMFHSDQGCHYSSKMFRETLSEMRIKQSMSRRGNCWDNAPMERFFGSLKSEWIPKVGYRNEDEASSDVLRYLTHYYNRIRLHSHNGYRTPVDMEALAA encoded by the exons TTGACTAGACGATATTTTTCGACAGATTTCAAACGGGATGCGGCTTGCCTGGTTTTGGATAAAGACTATTCGGTGAGTGAAGCCTGCGAAGCAATGGGCGTCGGACCTACAGCACTGCGTCGCTGGGTTGAGCAGTTGCGAGCTGAGCGCAACGGTAAGACGCCTGAGAAGTCCAAGGCCATGACTCCTGACCAACAACGCATCCAAGAACTGGAAGCAAAAATCCGACGGATTGAGCGAGAGAAGGAAATCTTAAAAAAGG GCTACGGCTCTCTTGATGTCGGATTCCCTCGATCAGTAAGGCTGGTCGAGGAATTAAGCGAGCAATATCCAAGATCCGAGTTGTGTGGCGTGTTTGGTATCAACCGCAGCAGTTATTACGAGCGTCTGAAACAGCGGACAAAAGTGGATGCCGAGCGCGAGCGCCTCAAGATCAAGGCTGCTGAATTACATAAGCAAAGTCGCGGTTCAATGGGCGCGCGCAGCCTGTCAAAGGCGTTGTGTAACGAAAAGGAGTCGGTAGGTCGTTACATGGCTCGTAGCCTGATGCTCGAGATCGGATTGAAGAGCCAGCAACGACGCAGACATCGTTACAAACCTAGCGGCGCAGAGGCTCAATACGCCCCCAATCATTTGGAGCGTAAATTCAACGTTGAGGCGCCCAATCAAGTGTGGTGTGGCGATGTGACTTACATTTGGGCCGGTACTTACTGGGTTTATCTGGCTGCGGTACTAGACCTGCATGCCCGACGCGTCGTCGGTTGGGCGATATCCAGAAGTCCCGATTCGGCTCTGACCTGTAAAGCGTTGAGGATGGCTTTCGAGTCGCGAGGACGCCCTGAAAACTTGATGTTCCATTCGGATCAGGGTTGTCATTACAGCAGCAAAATGTTCCGAGAAACGCTGTCGGAGATGCGAATAAAACAAAGCATGAGTCGACGAGGAAACTGCTGGGATAACGCTCCGATGGAACGTTTCTTTGGCAGTTTGAAATCTGAATGGATACCCAAGGTCGGTTATCGAAACGAAGATGAAGCCAGTAGCGATGTGCTGCGCTACCTGACCCACTATTACAATCGGATCAGGCTACACAGTCACAACGGCTACCGAACTCCGGTAGACATGGAAGCCCTGGCGGCATGA
- a CDS encoding DUF6124 family protein — translation MFKITPNPPDTDPIPHDPALDPQKVKEATDRALDYYLRPEALGAPPSSPKFRPVYLVDPTLDEETLLVEACESLSYAHSMAGNLANSIGGPERKPLLALQQVIMLNELLVNRLLDKLRIPQ, via the coding sequence ATGTTCAAAATCACACCCAATCCTCCAGACACCGATCCAATCCCTCACGACCCCGCGCTTGACCCGCAAAAGGTCAAAGAAGCCACCGACCGCGCCCTCGACTACTACCTGCGACCTGAAGCACTGGGGGCCCCACCAAGCTCACCCAAGTTTCGCCCGGTCTATTTGGTCGACCCCACGCTAGATGAAGAAACCCTGCTGGTCGAAGCCTGTGAGTCGCTTTCATACGCCCACTCCATGGCCGGTAACCTCGCCAACTCGATAGGCGGCCCGGAGCGCAAACCACTGCTGGCGCTGCAACAGGTGATCATGCTGAACGAGCTGTTGGTCAACCGACTGCTGGACAAGCTGCGCATCCCGCAGTAG